The window GGAAATTAAAATGGAGGCTCTTAAATTAAACACCATAATAATGATCACTAAAATGGTAATTAGAATTTCTAGTGTTAATGCTTCGTTAAGTGTATCTAAGGTTTCTACAATCAATTCGGAGCGATCATAGAAGGGAACCACGGTTAATTGAGAAGTGCTTCCATCTGCTAATACTTTGCTTGGCAAGCCACCTTTTAGTTCCTCAATTTTCGCTTTTACATTGGTAATTACTTCCATTGGATTCGCGCCATATCTGGCTACTACAACACCACCAACAACTTCGGCACCTTCTTTATCTAATAAACCACGACGTGCTGCAGGACCTAAAGATACTTTAGCAATGTCTTTAATCTTAATGGCTGTGTATGCTTCGGAAGTCACTACAGCGTTTTCAATATCTGCAACCGATTTTACATAGCCTAAACCACGGACTAAATATTCGGCTTGATTAATTTCTAACGTTTGTGCACCAATATCTTGATTACTACTTTTAACGGCCTTTACCACTTGATTTAAACCAATATTGTATTGACGCATTAACTCTGGGTTCACATCTATTTGATATTCTTGCACATAACCGCCAATAGAAGCTACTTCGGAAACACCACTTGCAGAAGACAAGGCGTACTTTACGTAGTAATCTTGAATACTTCGTAATTCCTGTAAATCCCAACCACCAGTAACTTTTCCGTTTTCATCGCGGCCTTCCAGAGTGTACCAATATACTTGACCTAAACCGGTAGCATCTGGACCTAAAGCAGGATTTACACCCTCTGGTAATAAGTTACTTGGTAGGGAATTTAATTTTTCTAAAATCCGACTTCGGCTCCAGTAAAATTCGATGTCTTCCTCAAAAATAATATAGATACTGGAAAACCCAAACATAGAAGAACTACGAATGGTTTTAACACCAGGAATACCGAGTAGGGAAGTGGTTAGCGGATAAGTAATTTGGTCTTCGATATCTTGTGGCGAACGACCTTCCCATTTTGTAAAAACGATTTGTTGGTTTGCACCAATATCGGGAATAGCATCTACAGCTACTGGATCACTTGGCAAAAAGCCAATATCCCAATTAAAAGGAGCATTTACAGTTCCCCAACCAATAAAAAGGACGAGTAATAAAACGGCTACGAGTTTATTCTCTATTAAGAATTTAATGCTTTTATTTAGCATGAATTATGATTATTAAACAGTTAGAAAGAGATGCTATCCCAAATAGGAAAACACCAAATACAAGAAATCATCCTAATGAAATAAATCATTGGATAATACAGTCTATTGTTTAAAAATCAAATTAAATAAGTCTCGTCTAGCTTGAAGATTTCCTTGCTGACGAGTGGTGGTTCATATGCTTTATACGAAGATACATTGCTGTCTAAACCTTCCAAAAGGTTGCTATATGCATATACAAATGAAGCTATAAATACTTGTTGTTCTAAAGAGATAGTATCGAATTGAATTTGTAATTGGTCTTGACCATCTACAAGAACTTGTTCGTCATTACAACAACTCTTTTTAGTAATGGAACAACCATCTGTAGCGGGCTTTTCCATTTTCATTCCGCAACCTTTTGCTTTATTAAAAATAGCAGTTTCTACCAAAGTATCTCCACAATAATGCATACTTACACTGAATGACATTGTAGAGAATAACACTACAAAAGCCATTGCAAAAGACATTATTTTATGGAATATTTGCTTCATATTACTTACAAAGTTACAATATTTAAACTATCCTGAATTTTGTTTAACAGAATTTTAAAAAATATTTTATCTGCATTAATTGCTTTTACATTATTACTATTGATTTTTATCCGGCCTTTTTGAATAAAAAAAAACACCCCTTTTCATAATGAAAAGAGATGCTTTTAAAATAGTTTGATTTTACTTAAACTTTGCTATTAATCAATCCAAACTAAATTTTTTAATGAAAATATTATTCTTAGGGAATTATTTTTATGGTAGTTTACTTTTATTGTTTATCGCTTTTTTAAATAAGACGATGTTTTTAAATTATCTTGCTTTATGGGTTCTTGTTAATATATATCGGATATCATAAATCTCTGCTGCATAATCGGATTCTATTTTAACTGTTCCTCCGTTTGACTCCCAAGTAGCTAATGTGTACGCATTAAAAGAACTCAAATAATAATGTTCTACTCCAACCCCTTTTGACGTAATAAAGTCTCTTGTGTATATTTCTCCAACAGCACCTCCAATATCGATTGCTACTGTTATTTTTGTTGTTTTGTTAGCTGTAGGATTTACTTTAAATTCTATGAGTACATTTAAACCATCTCCATCTCTTCCTGTTATAGTAGAGGTAGTAGCATCATAGAACGTTGTTACATCCATAGGTTTTTGACTATCTCTAACCGTATTTGCATCATTAGGTAGCGTAACTTTAGAATAAGCGGATAATGTTAAAGGGCTTGCAGAGGTGTAAGTTCCATCGGCATAATCTCCCCATCCTGTATAATCATTACTACTTCCACTTACAGCACTAAGGCTTACCCAACTTGCTCCATCAAAGAAGTAAAACCCATTTAAATCGGTATCAAATACTAATAGACCTTGCACAGGACTGGATATTGCTGCTTTTTGAGCGGTAGTCATTCTAGGTGTTAAAAGTCCTTTATCTGTGGAAGTAACATCTAACATGGCAGAATCATCAGGTGTTAATGCGCCAATACTTACTTGACCTATAGCATTATAGTTGATAGATGTAAAAATGGCAATGGCCATTAATAATATTAATTTTTTAGTAATGTTTATCACGTTTATTTGTTTTGGGGTTTATAAATTGGTAACTTTTTTAAATCTCCTTATCCTATATAAATAGGAAGGATTAATATTTGGTTTATATTATTCGTATTTATTGAAAAACTAAAAGCAATTTAGATGCCAAAACAATCCTGCCTGCAGTTTCACATCGCTAAAACCTTTATTATTAACGAGTTAAGATTTTTGCGCTTTTAAGGAGCTAAAATAAAACATCGATATACCGTTTATTTTTTCAGCTGAAATACACAATCCACGGTATACCGATAAATAAAAGGAATAAAGAATAGGAGAATCACACACTTCATTCTGATATTAAATAATTCATGTAAAACGAGAAATATGCTTGAAAAGTTTTAAATAAATTTTTGCTCTATAGATTTAACTTAGTTTAGGAATAGGAAGGAGAAATACAATTTTAAATATGACGATGTCATACAAGTAAAATGGAACATGGATTGCATCTATCTTATTGGTGATAGTGAAATTTCAGGTTTTAAAGAAGGAGCAATAGAGGCAGAGCGGTATTTAATGGAAGATAGAGAAGTTGGGTTTTAATGCAGAATGAAACGAAACTCTTCATGCTACACGTTTTTCTTTTGTTAAAAAAATAGAAATATTACAAATTTAATCTGCTATACACCATGGATTTGTAGCTTTCTCCAATAGGAATTCTTTCGTCTTTTATAACAATTCTATTTTTTTGAATCGACGTAATCTTATTAACGTTAACAATATAAGATCGATGTACTCTAATGAAAATGTTTTCTGGTAATTTGGACTGAATTTCTCTAAAACTCATCAATGTTAAAATGGGTTTGGCATCTTCCGAATGAATTTTCAAATAGTCTTTTAAACCTTGAATATGTTTGATACTGTTTATATCGATTTTTAAATTTTCATATTCTGATTTCACAAAAATAAAGTCATCTTCATGAGATTTAATTTCGCCACCTGCGGAAGAAAAATTAATAGAAGTGCTATTATCATTCAATTTCATCATTTCTTTAACTCTATTTACCGCTTTTATAAAACGAGGAAAAGGGATTGGTTTTACTAAATAATCTATGGCATTTAAGTCAAAACCTTCTAAGGCATATTCAGGATAAGCAGTCGTAAAAATAAAGTAAGGTACTTTGCCCTCTAAAGATTTAATAAGTTCTATTCCTGTTATATTTGGCATTTCAATATCCGAAAAAACCAAATCAATAGTATTGTTATTTATAAAGTTTAAAGCTTCAATTGCATTTGTAAAGCTATCTATTACTTCAATAGAACCAATGGCTTGGCAATACGATTCAATAATATCAATAGCTAAAGGTTCGTCATCAATTATTATGCATCTCATTATCTATCAAATTTAAGGTTAAATGTACTTTATAGTGTGTTTTCGTTTCGTTTATAATCAGTTTATGATTATTTTTATATAAATAATGTAACTGATTTTCAATGTTTTTTAGTCCGACACCAGAATTCTTCATATCCCGTTTATGTAGCCCGAGGATGTTTTCTGCTTTAAAAACTAATTGATTATTGCTAACTACAATTTTAATATCTATTTGTGTGTTTCCTTTATAATCTGTGCCATATTTAAAAGCATTTTCAATAAAAGAAATTAATAGTAAAGGGTAGATTTTTAAGTTTCTTGTTTCGCCATTTATATTCAGTTTAACGGCTTCCGTATTTTTAAGTCGTAACCTTTGCAATGCAATATAATTCTGAATATAATTGATTTCTTTTTCTAGCGGAACCTGTTTATCTCCAGCTTCATAAAGCATATAACGCATTAATTCGGATAAGGTGATTACTGCTTCGGGAGCATCATCGGATTTACTTCTTACTAAAGAATAAATACTATTTAAAGAGTTGAATAAAAAGTGTGGATTTAATTGATTTCTTAAAACCTGAAGCTTAATATCTTTTTGTTCATTTTCTAGTTCTTTAGATAAACGATCTCTTTTATAAAAGTCAACTACTAAGCTAAAAATCCCTCCTAAAAGAAAAATAGATAAAGAAAAAACAATAGAAATAGCATGTTTTATACCAAATGGTCCTCCAGGTCTATTTGGTGGTCTTGGCAGGTCTCTAAATTCTACAATTAAGTTATTGAAAATTAATTCTTCGGTGACATAATTATAAACGATTAAAAAAACAATAGAAACTAAAATATATAAGACCAACTTTCGTCTCAACAATAGATAAGGAACAAAAACCAAGTAGTTTATATAAAACACAATAGGACGCATTGCTTGTTTTAAGTACAATCCGGAAGGAATTTCTCCCAAATCAATATATGCTGTTAATAACGGAAATGTGCTAATACACATCCAAACTAAGGTGTGTATTATTATTTCTTTATAGGATATTTTATTTTTCAAATTTTAATAATTATCGACCTTAATCAAATTTTTCTAAAGTTAATGTTATTTGCATCAAGATCACTTATACTAATTGCTGGAAACTTATCTTGAGAAAGTTTTGCGAGTACAACTTTTCCCATTTTTTCTGCATCTTCTTTTGTTTTAAAAACTTGTTTTCCTATTGCTGCAGGAATGTATTCTTGGCGAATAAACAAATTCTCATTGTTATATACCTCATAAATCCAGAAATCATTTTTAGTTAAAACCTTTAAGGAATATGGGGATTCTGTTATCGTATTTGTTGTATTACTTTCTGGTTGAAAATAAAAAACTAGTATTGCAATCATTGAAATTGTTAAAGAGAAAACAAGGTACTTGTGTATGTTTTTCATAAAAATAGAATTTAAAGAAGAATCAGAGTAATACAGGATTCCTATTTTACTCTGACTCTAAAATTTACAAATTAATTATCATCATCATCTTGAGTTGCATTTGGGAAAAACTCCATATTATCATCCAAATATAAAGTACCATTTCTACCAAGTGCTACAAATGCGCGCGCTCCATTACTAAAGGCAATAGCATCTCTTCGTGCATACAATTCAAACGCTGTTCTTTCCACCCAAGCTTGAGAAGAAGGATTATATTCATAAACAGTACCTATACTAGATCCATATTCACCACAAGCAACATAGCCTTTACCATTAATAGTAAATGCAACAGCATTAGATCTAATAATGTCGTCATCATCATCTTCATCTATATCTTCAAGTTCTGTCCAAACTTCGGTATCTAAGTTAAAAACCCAAAAATCTTCTTCATAAACACCATTGCTAATTCCTGTGGTTAAATACACTTCATTATCAATAGTAAATGTAATTCCGTCTCTTCTTTTATCTCCTCCAAAACCAAAAGATTCTTCCCAAGCATCTGTTGCTGGATCATATTTCCAAAAGTCTTTTTTATCACTTCCGTCATAACCCGTTCCAACATAACCATAAGTATCTGAACCAAATCCAACCGTTCCATAACGTGCCGAACCACCAAAATCTGCAATTTGTGTCCAACTATTTGTGTTTACATTATACTTATAGAAATCTGCTAATTCTTCACTAGTATCTCCATTATAACCTGTACCCATATATCCTTCATTATTAATAACAAAAGATACTGCAGAACTTCTTTCTTCACCTGGAAAATCGGTTAATTGTTGCCAGGAATTGGTATCCATATTATAACTCCAAAAATCTTTGTAATAATCGTCACCATCGTAACCCGTTCCTATATAACCTATATTCCCTATGGTAAAGGCGGTAGAACTACTTCTTGCATCTTCATTAAAGGTTGATTTTTTTACCCAGTTTCCAACGTTATCATCATCGTCGTCATCACTACTACAACTAGTAATTAATGTAATTATAGCACTTAAATAAAGAAATCTTAAGGCTGTTTTTTTCATTGTTTTTTTCATTTTACTTTTTATTTAAATTAAATCTTAATCCTACGTTTAAGGTTAGCGCTTCATCTGAACCAAAATCATATATTTTATTATCGTTATTATTAACACTAAGTTCACTGTTGGTTAAATAGCCAACATTAAAATAGGTTGCCCAGTTGCTATCTAAATGAAAGGAATAGCCAAGAGATAGTTTTACTGCTTTAAATTCTAATTTTGAATTGTATAATACATCCTTGTTATTTAAAAAAAAGGCAGAAGCATTATTAGCATATATTGATTCTGGCTCTGCTTTAATATGCATGCTGCTTTTATCATTAAAATTATAATATGCTCCAGTAACAGGTATTCCTATTTCGTATCTAAATTTCTCATTTACTTGACTGGAGTAAGAAACCAAAGGGTAAAAATTGGGAGCGCCAAATAATGCACCATAACCAGCTCCTAATTTCAAATAAGATTTAAGGCCATTTTTCTCCCAGTTTTTCACAAAATTCACCGCGTAGCTTAAAACCAAATCATCACTAGAAATATTTTCATTCAACGTAGAAGATATATAAGGAGCAAATGCCACATTTAAATCCCAGTTCTGTTTTAGTGGTTGTTTGTAGTCTGCATACAATTGTACGATATGCAATTCTTCAAAAGCACTAAAATCATTATATAAGCTGTGATCTTTAAAATCGATACTATTATGAGTGTAGTTCAGTCCGAAACCAACTGCCGATTTATCCAATAAAGATGAAAAGGCAACAGTAACGGTTTTGTCTTCTAGTTGTATATCCTTACTATTGGGAATTATTTTATAATCTAAAGCAACAAAATCTTTTATATCTGTTGTTGTGAAAATTTCTTGCCCATAAGACATTATAGAAACCAAACTAAAGGCCAAATAATGTATTGTCTGTTTACGCATTAATGTGTGTTTTTTACTCA is drawn from Lacinutrix sp. WUR7 and contains these coding sequences:
- a CDS encoding LytTR family DNA-binding domain-containing protein is translated as MRCIIIDDEPLAIDIIESYCQAIGSIEVIDSFTNAIEALNFINNNTIDLVFSDIEMPNITGIELIKSLEGKVPYFIFTTAYPEYALEGFDLNAIDYLVKPIPFPRFIKAVNRVKEMMKLNDNSTSINFSSAGGEIKSHEDDFIFVKSEYENLKIDINSIKHIQGLKDYLKIHSEDAKPILTLMSFREIQSKLPENIFIRVHRSYIVNVNKITSIQKNRIVIKDERIPIGESYKSMVYSRLNL
- a CDS encoding sensor histidine kinase, with amino-acid sequence MKNKISYKEIIIHTLVWMCISTFPLLTAYIDLGEIPSGLYLKQAMRPIVFYINYLVFVPYLLLRRKLVLYILVSIVFLIVYNYVTEELIFNNLIVEFRDLPRPPNRPGGPFGIKHAISIVFSLSIFLLGGIFSLVVDFYKRDRLSKELENEQKDIKLQVLRNQLNPHFLFNSLNSIYSLVRSKSDDAPEAVITLSELMRYMLYEAGDKQVPLEKEINYIQNYIALQRLRLKNTEAVKLNINGETRNLKIYPLLLISFIENAFKYGTDYKGNTQIDIKIVVSNNQLVFKAENILGLHKRDMKNSGVGLKNIENQLHYLYKNNHKLIINETKTHYKVHLTLNLIDNEMHNN
- a CDS encoding DUF4907 domain-containing protein, which gives rise to MKNIHKYLVFSLTISMIAILVFYFQPESNTTNTITESPYSLKVLTKNDFWIYEVYNNENLFIRQEYIPAAIGKQVFKTKEDAEKMGKVVLAKLSQDKFPAISISDLDANNINFRKI
- a CDS encoding kelch repeat-containing protein, producing the protein MKKTALRFLYLSAIITLITSCSSDDDDDDNVGNWVKKSTFNEDARSSSTAFTIGNIGYIGTGYDGDDYYKDFWSYNMDTNSWQQLTDFPGEERSSAVSFVINNEGYMGTGYNGDTSEELADFYKYNVNTNSWTQIADFGGSARYGTVGFGSDTYGYVGTGYDGSDKKDFWKYDPATDAWEESFGFGGDKRRDGITFTIDNEVYLTTGISNGVYEEDFWVFNLDTEVWTELEDIDEDDDDDIIRSNAVAFTINGKGYVACGEYGSSIGTVYEYNPSSQAWVERTAFELYARRDAIAFSNGARAFVALGRNGTLYLDDNMEFFPNATQDDDDN